In Deinococcus sp. QL22, the following are encoded in one genomic region:
- a CDS encoding phosphohydrolase, translated as MNDDSKLPIQSAALEATSEQSEPEQTESGAGDAKFTLSVSGGKVQDVEGKQPGRVVEYSTPRVKLIEEANQAIRLDLEPYPRALAAYNALRSDPEALAHWDMANYITMRKLGYNDHGRVHAFITGAASLAITELLLDAGVKTDIMESGVGDAEDVFLTIILGTMLHDIGNQVHRVGHEAHGVALALPILDRIMGPLYADPFKRTKVRAFILGAINSHDLNPAPLTLEGGIVAVADGTDITKGRGRKAFNLGSVDIHSISALAVDQVVIERGRNMPVLISVTMNNSGGIFQVEEVLAPKVIRTPMRKYVELRATTRPQGDEQILSRVRLDGDHFVMDLESGETVAVEVQDSQKKMQDAVTQNLGMGVQNR; from the coding sequence ATGAACGACGATTCCAAATTGCCCATCCAGAGCGCTGCTCTTGAGGCAACATCAGAGCAATCTGAACCGGAACAGACCGAATCGGGCGCAGGCGACGCCAAATTTACCCTGAGTGTGTCGGGCGGCAAGGTGCAGGACGTGGAAGGCAAACAGCCGGGGCGGGTCGTCGAATATTCCACGCCCCGTGTGAAGCTGATCGAGGAAGCGAATCAGGCCATCCGGCTCGACCTGGAGCCGTATCCCAGAGCGTTGGCCGCCTACAACGCCCTCCGCAGCGACCCAGAGGCGTTGGCGCACTGGGACATGGCGAATTACATCACCATGAGAAAGCTCGGTTACAACGATCACGGGCGCGTGCACGCCTTTATTACCGGGGCCGCCAGCCTCGCCATTACCGAACTGCTGCTGGACGCTGGCGTGAAGACCGACATTATGGAATCGGGGGTGGGCGACGCCGAAGACGTATTCCTGACCATCATTTTGGGCACGATGCTGCACGATATCGGCAATCAGGTTCACCGGGTGGGCCACGAGGCGCACGGGGTGGCACTGGCCCTTCCGATTCTCGACCGCATCATGGGGCCGCTGTACGCCGATCCGTTCAAGCGCACCAAGGTTCGGGCTTTTATTCTGGGGGCCATCAATTCCCACGACCTCAATCCGGCTCCGCTGACCTTAGAGGGCGGCATCGTGGCTGTGGCCGACGGCACCGACATCACCAAAGGCCGGGGCCGCAAGGCGTTCAATCTGGGCAGCGTCGATATTCATTCCATCAGTGCGCTGGCCGTCGATCAGGTGGTCATCGAGCGGGGCCGCAATATGCCCGTCCTGATCAGCGTGACCATGAACAACTCCGGCGGTATTTTTCAGGTGGAAGAAGTCCTGGCCCCCAAAGTGATCCGCACGCCCATGCGCAAGTACGTAGAACTCCGCGCCACCACGCGCCCGCAGGGAGACGAGCAGATTTTATCGCGGGTACGGCTGGACGGCGACCACTTCGTGATGGATCTGGAAAGTGGCGAAACGGTGGCCGTAGAAGTGCAGGACAGCCAGAAGAAAATGCAGGACGCCGTAACCCAGAATTTGGGAATGGGCGTGCAAAACCGCTGA
- a CDS encoding enoyl-CoA hydratase-related protein — protein sequence MTMIDEYDFQNVQLDQHGPIAVLTISRPKALNALNGDTFSEISQALDLMIENAEIGALIITGSGDRAFVAGADIAEFSNIDGVYAGRELSLSGQDVMHQISSLPIPVIAAINGFALGGGLELALACDIRVASPLARLGLPEVSLGLIPGFGGTQRLSRLIGMGRALDMMLTARQVKAEEALMMGLVNYVADDPLMKAREVAEQILNNAPIALSLVKEAVRRGLDTTLEGGMEIEADLFGMTTATKDFREGTAAFLAKRPADFQGE from the coding sequence ATGACGATGATCGACGAATACGATTTCCAGAACGTGCAACTTGACCAGCATGGCCCCATTGCCGTGCTGACTATCTCGCGGCCCAAGGCCCTGAACGCCCTCAACGGCGACACCTTCAGCGAGATTTCGCAGGCCCTCGACCTGATGATCGAAAACGCTGAAATCGGCGCCCTGATCATCACGGGCAGCGGCGATAGGGCGTTTGTGGCCGGGGCCGACATTGCCGAGTTTTCCAACATAGACGGCGTGTACGCGGGCCGCGAACTGTCCCTGTCGGGGCAAGACGTGATGCACCAGATCAGCAGCCTGCCCATTCCGGTCATCGCCGCCATTAACGGCTTCGCGCTGGGCGGCGGGCTGGAATTGGCGCTGGCCTGCGATATTCGGGTGGCGTCACCCTTGGCCCGTCTGGGCCTGCCCGAAGTCTCGCTGGGCCTGATTCCCGGTTTTGGCGGCACGCAGCGGCTTTCGCGCCTGATCGGCATGGGCCGGGCGCTGGACATGATGCTCACCGCCCGCCAGGTCAAGGCCGAAGAAGCCCTGATGATGGGCCTCGTGAACTACGTGGCCGACGATCCCCTGATGAAAGCCCGCGAAGTGGCCGAGCAGATCCTGAACAACGCGCCGATTGCTCTGTCGTTGGTCAAAGAAGCGGTGCGGCGCGGGCTGGACACCACCCTGGAGGGCGGCATGGAAATCGAAGCCGACCTGTTCGGCATGACCACCGCCACCAAAGATTTCCGCGAAGGCACGGCGGCTTTCCTGGCCAAACGTCCGGCAGACTTTCAGGGCGAGTAG
- a CDS encoding BMP family ABC transporter substrate-binding protein: protein MKKPILKLSMLAATVPVTLALLGTAASPAAQAQTAAKLKACFIYVGPVGDIGWSYAHDEARKKTEKALPWLETKYVESVPEGQATPVIDRLVKDKCQVIFTTSFGFMDQTLEAAKKYPNVIFAHTSGFKRAPNMATYMADFYQIYYLNGMMAAALSKTGKLGYVAAFPIPELKRHISAFALGARAVNPRAVVNVKWINAWVDPNKAREAAEALISEGNDALAFTEDTATVVQTAASRKVPSFGHYSPMYKFAPDYVVSGQLVHWERIYIDFLTKVRNKTYTTKNLQNVDYWNLLRGGSVELGAQDGMAINPKWVPQLKAAKMTVNGKQVSVYDRVMALKADMEKGGKFDPFTGPIKDRNGVVRVKAGKVSTIGELNNMSWVAPGVAGQVADEPK, encoded by the coding sequence ATGAAGAAACCCATACTGAAACTGTCCATGCTGGCCGCCACTGTTCCCGTGACGTTGGCCCTGCTCGGCACGGCAGCCAGCCCCGCTGCACAGGCCCAGACTGCGGCCAAACTCAAGGCCTGCTTTATCTACGTGGGGCCAGTGGGCGACATCGGCTGGAGCTACGCGCACGACGAGGCCCGCAAAAAGACCGAAAAGGCGTTGCCCTGGCTGGAAACCAAGTACGTGGAAAGTGTGCCAGAGGGCCAGGCCACGCCCGTCATAGACCGTCTCGTGAAGGACAAGTGTCAGGTCATTTTCACCACCAGCTTCGGCTTTATGGATCAGACCCTGGAAGCGGCCAAGAAGTATCCCAACGTGATTTTTGCCCACACCAGCGGCTTTAAGCGTGCGCCCAACATGGCGACCTACATGGCCGACTTTTACCAGATTTATTACCTGAACGGCATGATGGCCGCTGCCCTGAGCAAAACGGGCAAACTCGGCTACGTGGCCGCGTTCCCCATTCCGGAACTCAAGCGCCATATCAGCGCCTTTGCCCTCGGCGCACGCGCAGTCAACCCCCGCGCGGTCGTCAACGTGAAGTGGATCAATGCGTGGGTCGACCCGAACAAGGCCCGCGAAGCCGCCGAAGCCCTGATCAGCGAGGGCAACGACGCACTGGCCTTTACCGAAGACACTGCGACGGTGGTGCAGACTGCCGCCTCACGCAAAGTGCCTTCGTTTGGACACTACAGCCCCATGTACAAGTTCGCCCCCGATTACGTGGTCAGCGGCCAACTCGTTCACTGGGAGCGCATTTACATCGACTTCCTGACCAAAGTGCGGAATAAAACTTACACCACCAAGAACCTTCAGAACGTGGACTACTGGAACCTCCTGCGCGGCGGCTCGGTGGAACTCGGCGCACAGGACGGCATGGCGATCAATCCCAAGTGGGTGCCCCAGCTGAAGGCCGCCAAGATGACCGTGAACGGCAAACAGGTCAGCGTGTACGACCGCGTGATGGCCCTGAAAGCCGACATGGAGAAGGGCGGCAAATTCGACCCCTTTACTGGCCCCATTAAAGACCGCAACGGCGTTGTGCGCGTAAAAGCAGGCAAAGTCAGTACCATTGGAGAACTGAACAACATGAGCTGGGTGGCCCCCGGCGTGGCGGGTCAGGTGGCCGACGAGCCGAAGTGA
- a CDS encoding MBL fold metallo-hydrolase: MTALSADLLSREGVQIRRMYANVFLLSSPQGRVIVDSGALPYAPAYARLLRQFRPDAVLVTHAHVDHAGGAFVAARSGLPVLAHPLEHAQLTGQRHELPYPAGNPQLGAIISRLHPKVPAHALTAVDAGQDVLGWEVLHLPGHSHGQIGLLRNGVLIAADAVLSAPDGRGGMRAALPHAPYNADHAQALQTIKHIADMDLRLILPGHGGPLTPEQVRERAERPT, from the coding sequence GTGACGGCTCTTTCCGCAGACCTCCTCTCCCGTGAAGGCGTACAGATCAGGCGCATGTACGCCAACGTGTTTTTGCTTTCCAGCCCTCAGGGACGGGTGATAGTAGATAGCGGGGCGCTGCCTTACGCCCCAGCCTATGCCCGTCTCCTGCGCCAATTTCGGCCCGATGCAGTGCTGGTCACCCATGCCCATGTAGACCACGCAGGCGGGGCATTTGTGGCGGCGCGGTCAGGTCTACCTGTACTGGCGCATCCGCTGGAACACGCCCAACTGACTGGCCAGCGCCACGAACTACCCTATCCAGCGGGCAATCCGCAGCTGGGGGCCATCATTTCGCGGCTACATCCCAAAGTGCCCGCCCATGCGCTGACTGCCGTGGATGCAGGTCAAGACGTTCTAGGCTGGGAAGTGTTGCACCTGCCTGGACATTCGCACGGCCAGATTGGGCTGCTCAGAAACGGCGTGCTGATCGCCGCCGACGCCGTTTTATCGGCGCCCGATGGCAGGGGCGGCATGCGGGCGGCCCTGCCCCACGCGCCCTACAACGCCGATCATGCACAGGCACTCCAGACCATCAAACATATTGCAGACATGGACTTGCGGCTCATCCTGCCGGGGCACGGCGGGCCGCTGACGCCGGAGCAGGTGCGGGAGAGGGCGGAGAGGCCTACCTAG